Proteins encoded within one genomic window of Panicum virgatum strain AP13 chromosome 1N, P.virgatum_v5, whole genome shotgun sequence:
- the LOC120656172 gene encoding sugar transport protein MST1-like isoform X1 codes for MQSSMMAFFPNIAAAKLELHSLYRKYADMFGTSSNNSTVGSHITRNLSHLPVLLIDRTFFSTGTAVRSIAISYGALILRWLLSKTSAVQRTLISRAIRSLSCWCGSLPFFVGIDVLMARLCDCTMIHNHLYGRQFILGNNPNPQGESAIGMENNELCNGQPFLSSLFLHKGDYVHLALQFICYPASLKVVDVTEKKLSFNRQRIRKGYFASAFWRIVARNEQYLAYMMVLVTLQLFLRITRVNVTTLFLPMLSRATSSRSSPAVIGNIVLVLVNSCGVLGSALTTKQYGREVTFTMGTVLMVFCQVAIPLVLEVQIGVGGGTRMPTGYTTAMFALTCVVSCGLSWSWGSFFWTIPGRKVHPAGRVFTMVLNFGICFAQMQYFLLMLCRLKNAILAYYAMWIWS; via the exons ATGCAGTCATCTATGATGGCATTCTTCCCCAACATTGCTGCAGCAAAGCTGGAGCTGCATTCCCTGTACAGGAAATATGCAGATATGTTTGGTACATCATCAAACAATTCTACGGTTGGCAGCCACATCACCCGCAACCTGTCGCACCTTCCTGTTCTGCTGATAGACCGTACCTTTTTCAGTACTGGTACTGCAGTTCGGAGCATTGCCATCAGCTACGGAGCTCTTATTCTCAGGTGGTTACTAAGCAAAACTTCTGCTGTACAG CGCACATTGATCTCCCGTGCTATAAGATCACTATCTTGTTGGTGTGGCTCTTTGCCATTCTTTGTCGGCATTGATGTTCTGATGGCCAGGCTCTGTGATTGCACTATGATCCACAACCATCTTTATGGCCGGCAATTCATCCTTGGAAATAACCCCAACCCCCAGGGAGAGTCAGCAATTGGTATGGAGAATAATGAGCTGTGCAATGGACAGCCCTTCTTGTCAAGTTTATTCCTGCACAAGGGAGACTATGTCCACCTAGCACTCCAATTTATATGCTACCCTGCAAGTCTGAAGGTTGTAGATGTGACCGAAAAGAAGCTCAGCTTCAACAGGCAGCGCATACGCAAAGGTTATTTCGCAAGTGCATTTTGGAGGATCGTGGCGAGGAACGAGCAATACCTGGCATACATGATGGTGCTGGTGACGCTGCAACTCTTCCTGCGGATAACCAGAGTGAACGTTACCACTCTGTTCTTGCCGATGCTATCCCGAGCCACAAGTTCCAGGAGCAGCCCAGCAGTTATTGGTAACATTGTGCTCGTTTTGGTGAACTCCTGTGGCGTTCTTGGATCTGCCCTTACAACAAAACAGTATGGCAGGGAGGTGACCTTCACCATGGGTACTGTTCTGATGGTATTTTGCCAG GTGGCAATCCCATTGGTCCTGGAGGTTCAGATCGGAGTAGGCGGTGGAACTCGCATGCCGACGGGTTACACGACGGCCATGTTCGCACTTACTTGTGTTGTCTCCTGCGGCCTCAGCTGGTCGTGGGGATCATTCTTCTGGACCATCCCTGGTAGGAAGGTTCACCCGGCTGGACGGGTTTTCACCATGGTTCTGAACTTTGGCATCTGCTTCGCCCAGATGCAATACTTCCTGCTGATGCTGTGCAGGCTGAAGAACGCCATCCTTGCATACTATGCAATGTGGATCTGGTCATGA
- the LOC120656170 gene encoding sugar transport protein MST1-like, with amino-acid sequence MHGGGVVLPVSGGGGPGPGDGYSSEITFTVVMSCLMAASGGLIFGYDISITGGLTQMHSFLEAFFPDIIEKMNSAAQDEYCIFNSQLLTTFVSSLYLAGMLACLVAGHITKKIGRRNSMLIGASLFFVGAVLNCAAANIAMLVVGRVLLGFAVGFTNQSAPVYLAEIAPARWRGAFTSIFHFFLNIGIFVADLVNYRANTIPVWGWRLSLGVGIAPATVILLGAAFIPDSPNSLVLRGKVDAARSSLRRIRGRSADVEVELKDIMQAAEEDRRHEAGAFRRIVRREYRPHLVMAIAIPVFFELTGMIVVTLFTPLLFYTVGFTSQKAILGSIITDVVSLVSIAVAAVAVDRVGRRPLFMVGGGILLACLVAMAWIFGAELGADGGKAMPRPYAVAVVAVVCLFTAGFGVSWGPLKWIVPSEIYPLEVRSAGQGMSEAISLALTFVQTQSFLNMLCSFKYGTFAYNAGWVVLMTAFIFFFLPETKGVPIESLREVWARHWYWKRFVKPLPPAPELKLADGPVRE; translated from the exons ATGCACGGCGGGGGAGTGGTACTcccggtgagcggcggcggcgggccgggccCCGGCGACGGCTACAGCAGCGAGATCACCTTCACTGTGGTGATGAGCTGCCTCATGGCCGCCTCCGGCGGGCTCATCTTCGGATACGACATCAGCATCACAG GTGGGCTGACGCAGATGCATTCGTTCCTCGAGGCCTTCTTCCCGGACATCATCGAGAAGATGAACAGCGCGGCGCAGGACGAGTACTGCATCTTCAACAGCCAGCTGCTCACCACCTTCGTCTCCTCGCTCTACCTGGCCGGCATGCTGGCCTGCCTGGTCGCCGGCCACATCACCAAGAAGATTGGGCGGCGGAACTCGATGCTCATCGGCGCCTCGCTCTTCTTCGTCGGCGCCGTCCTcaactgcgccgccgccaacatCGCCATGCTCGTCGTCGGCCGCGTCCTCCTCGGCTTCGCCGTCGGCTTCACCAACCAGTCCGCGCCGGTGTACctggcggagatcgcgccggcgcggtggcgcggggcCTTCACCAGCATCTTCCACTTCTTCCTCAACATCGGCATCTTCGTGGCCGACCTCGTCAACTACCGCGCCAACACCATCCCCGTCTGGGGCTGGCGCCTGTCCCTCGGCGTCGGCATCGCCCCGGCCACCGTCATCCTGCTCGGCGCGGCCTTCATCCCGGACTCGCCCAACAGCCTGGTGCTCCGCGGCAAGGTGGACGCCGCGCGCTCCTCGCTGCGGCGCATCCGCGGCAGGTCCGCCGACGTGGAGGTGGAGCTCAAGGACATCATGCaggccgccgaggaggaccGGCGGCACGAGGCCGGCGCGTTCCGGCGCATCGTCCGGCGCGAGTACCGCCCCCACCTGGTGATGGCCATCGCCATCCCGGTGTTCTTCGAGCTGACGGGCATGATCGTGGTCACCCTCTTCACGCCGCTCCTCTTCTACACCGTGGGGTTCACGAGCCAGAAGGCCATCCTGGGCTCCATCATCACCGACGTCGTGAGCCTGGTGtccatcgccgtcgccgcggtggccgtggaccgcgtggggcggcggccgcTCTTCATGGTGGGCGGCGGCATCCTGCTGGCGTGCCTGGTGGCCATGGCGTGGATCTTCGGCGCGGAGCTGGGCGCCGACGGCGGGAAGGCGATGCCGCGGCCgtacgcggtggcggtggtggcggtggtgtgcCTGTTCACGGCCGGGTTCGGCGTGTCATGGGGCCCGCTCAAGTGGATCGTCCCCAGCGAGATCTACCCGCTGGAGGTGAGGTCGGCGGGGCAGGGGATGAGCGaggccatctcgctggcgctCACCTTCGTGCAGACGCAGTCCTTCCTCAACATGCTCTGCAGCTTCAAGTACGGCACCTTCGCCTACAACGCCGGCTGGGTCGTGCTCATGACggccttcatcttcttcttcctgccgGAGACCAAGGGCGTGCCCATCGAGTCCCTCCGCGAGGTCTGGGCGCGCCACTGGTATTGGAAGCGCTTCGTCAagccgctgccgcccgcgccGGAGCTCAAGCTGGCGGATGGGCCTGTCCGCGAGTAG
- the LOC120656172 gene encoding sugar transport protein MST1-like isoform X2: MQICLVHHQTILRTGTAVRSIAISYGALILRWLLSKTSAVQRTLISRAIRSLSCWCGSLPFFVGIDVLMARLCDCTMIHNHLYGRQFILGNNPNPQGESAIGMENNELCNGQPFLSSLFLHKGDYVHLALQFICYPASLKVVDVTEKKLSFNRQRIRKGYFASAFWRIVARNEQYLAYMMVLVTLQLFLRITRVNVTTLFLPMLSRATSSRSSPAVIGNIVLVLVNSCGVLGSALTTKQYGREVTFTMGTVLMVFCQVAIPLVLEVQIGVGGGTRMPTGYTTAMFALTCVVSCGLSWSWGSFFWTIPGRKVHPAGRVFTMVLNFGICFAQMQYFLLMLCRLKNAILAYYAMWIWS; this comes from the exons ATGCAGATATGTTTGGTACATCATCAAACAATTCTACG TACTGGTACTGCAGTTCGGAGCATTGCCATCAGCTACGGAGCTCTTATTCTCAGGTGGTTACTAAGCAAAACTTCTGCTGTACAG CGCACATTGATCTCCCGTGCTATAAGATCACTATCTTGTTGGTGTGGCTCTTTGCCATTCTTTGTCGGCATTGATGTTCTGATGGCCAGGCTCTGTGATTGCACTATGATCCACAACCATCTTTATGGCCGGCAATTCATCCTTGGAAATAACCCCAACCCCCAGGGAGAGTCAGCAATTGGTATGGAGAATAATGAGCTGTGCAATGGACAGCCCTTCTTGTCAAGTTTATTCCTGCACAAGGGAGACTATGTCCACCTAGCACTCCAATTTATATGCTACCCTGCAAGTCTGAAGGTTGTAGATGTGACCGAAAAGAAGCTCAGCTTCAACAGGCAGCGCATACGCAAAGGTTATTTCGCAAGTGCATTTTGGAGGATCGTGGCGAGGAACGAGCAATACCTGGCATACATGATGGTGCTGGTGACGCTGCAACTCTTCCTGCGGATAACCAGAGTGAACGTTACCACTCTGTTCTTGCCGATGCTATCCCGAGCCACAAGTTCCAGGAGCAGCCCAGCAGTTATTGGTAACATTGTGCTCGTTTTGGTGAACTCCTGTGGCGTTCTTGGATCTGCCCTTACAACAAAACAGTATGGCAGGGAGGTGACCTTCACCATGGGTACTGTTCTGATGGTATTTTGCCAG GTGGCAATCCCATTGGTCCTGGAGGTTCAGATCGGAGTAGGCGGTGGAACTCGCATGCCGACGGGTTACACGACGGCCATGTTCGCACTTACTTGTGTTGTCTCCTGCGGCCTCAGCTGGTCGTGGGGATCATTCTTCTGGACCATCCCTGGTAGGAAGGTTCACCCGGCTGGACGGGTTTTCACCATGGTTCTGAACTTTGGCATCTGCTTCGCCCAGATGCAATACTTCCTGCTGATGCTGTGCAGGCTGAAGAACGCCATCCTTGCATACTATGCAATGTGGATCTGGTCATGA
- the LOC120656171 gene encoding sugar transport protein MST1-like yields the protein MARGGALTVRLEEGGGGGGAVTFTVVMSCLTAASGGLLLGYDISVTGGLMQMESFLQAFFPEILRKTDNKQQDAYCIFRNQELTMFVSSLYLAAIISSLVSGHLTRKVGRRNSLLTGGFLFLAGVVLNFTAVSISMLVIGRVLLGLAVGFTSLSAPVYLAEIAPARWRGAFTTSFHFFFNVGMLMADLVNYGADTIPRSGWRVSLGVGLVPAAVIIVGAALIPDTPNSLVLRGRLDEARASLRRIRGAAAVAADTEAELEDIARAAEQDRRHESGAFRSLFFRREYRPHLAIAVATPVFFDLTGMIVVSIFTPLLFYTVGFANQKAILGTIITDVVSLASIAVAGLAVDRYGRRSLLMLGSAVLILSQVAMAWILGAQLGTDGGKSMPRGYAAAVVALVCVYTAGFGVSWGPLRWVVTAEIFPLEVRPAALGLGGAISGVLVFVQSQSFLEMLCTFKYATFLFYAGCVVVMVAAVAAFLPETRGVPIEAMGAVWERHWYWKRFVTPAPAKFSDGPV from the exons atggccaGAGGGGGGGCGCTCACCGTCCGCTtggaagaaggcggcggcggcggcggtgcggtaaCGTTCACGGTTGTGATGAGCTGCCTCACCGCGGCCTCCGGCGGGCTCCTGCTTGGATACGACATCAGTGTTACAG gAGGACTGATGCAGATGGAATCGTTCCTCCAGGCGTTCTTCCCGGAGATCCTCCGGAAGACGGACAACAAGCAGCAGGACGCGTACTGCATCTTTAGAAACCAGGAGCTCACCATGTTCGTCTCCTCGTTATACCTCGCCGCCATCATCTCCTCCCTCGTCTCCGGCCACCTGACCAGGAAAGTGGGCCGGAGGAACTCCTTACTGACCGGCGGCTTCCTGTTCTTGGCCGGCGTCGTCCTCAACTTCACTGCCGTCAGCATCAGCATGCTCGTCATCGGCCGCGtcctcctcggcctcgccgTCGGCTTCACCAGCCTG TCTGCACCGGTGTACCTGGCGGAGATAGCGCCGGCACGGTGGCGAGGTGCGTTCACGACCAGCTTCCACTTCTTCTTCAACGTGGGCATGCTCATGGCGGACCTGGTGAACTACGGCGCCGACACCATCCCGAGGTCGGGGTGGCGCGTGTCGCTCGGCGTCGGCCTCGTCCCGGccgccgtcatcatcgtcggcgcgGCGCTCATCCCCGACACCCCCAACAGCCTGGTGCTGCGCGGGAGGCTCGACGAGGCCCGCGCCTCGCTGCGGCGCatccgcggggcggcggcggtggctgccgacaccgaggcggagctcgaggaCATCGCCCGCGCCGCGGAGCAGGACCGCAGGCACGAGTCCGGCGCGTTCCGGAGCCTGTTCTTCCGGCGAGAGTACCGCCCCCACCTCGCCATTGCTGTCGCGACGCCGGTGTTCTTCGATCTGACCGGCATGATCGTGGTGTCCATTTTCACGCCGCTCCTCTTCTACACCGTCGGGTTCGCGAACCAGAAGGCCATCCTCGGCACCATCATCACCGACGTGGTCAGCCTCGCgtccatcgccgtcgccgggctGGCCGTGGACCGCTACGGCCGCCGCTCACTCCTCATGCTGGGCAGCGCCGTGCTGATCCTCTCCCAGGTGGCCATGGCGTGGATCTTGGGCGCGCAGCTGGGGACCGACGGCGGCAAGTCCATGCCCCGCGGGTAcgccgcggcggtggtggcgctggTGTGCGTGTACACGGCGGGGTTCGGCGTGTCCTGGGGCCCGCTGAGGTGGGTGGTCACGGCCGAGATCTTCCCGCTCGAGgtgaggccggcggcgctcggcctcggcggcgccatCTCCGGGGTGCTGGTCTTCGTGCAGTCACAGTCGTTCCTGGAGATGCTGTGCACCTTCAAGTACGCCACCTTCTTGTTCTACGCCGGGTGCGTGGTCGTCATGGTGGCGGCCGTTGCGGCGTTCCTGCCGGAGACCCGCGGCGTGCCCATCGAGGCCATGGGCGCCGTGTGGGAGCGCCACtggtactggaagcgcttcgtCACGCCGGCACCCGCCAAATTTTCAGATGGGCCGGTTTAA